The following are encoded together in the Candidatus Omnitrophota bacterium genome:
- a CDS encoding glycosyltransferase — MQINSSDLKILLCGQLITSRTETLEDYLKNRFRILGVIGITSPFAKINVSRCTLYDGRAIIRQFSFPSFLVSDARWYKQPLLVLSFGLYFVNIIFSALRLKKKFDIFIGVACFSAFTGLFLKKLGITRKLAYYCIDYYPTPKKFSLNTISVILFRLMDRVVVRNADITWHISKRIEDARFKYAGVSPDKYYHTNAPLTYSKSLLRFKPLEEIERYTIGFVGSISENQGLQLLVKALPEIIARVPKVRVRVIGRGPYSGVLNNIVAEAGLKERFIFHGFIKDEAEVLEILSSCALGIAPWTCASDDNIIYADPGKPKLYAFCGIPIIMTNGTPVAEEIETYRAGISINYNESELRDAAIKLLADEGMLREYKVNAGKFAHRYITETIFDSVLEETIKV; from the coding sequence ATGCAAATCAATAGCAGCGATTTAAAGATCTTACTCTGCGGCCAGCTGATTACAAGCAGGACAGAGACCCTTGAGGATTATTTAAAGAATAGATTTCGAATCTTGGGCGTTATCGGTATTACGAGCCCTTTTGCCAAAATTAATGTTTCAAGGTGTACACTTTATGATGGAAGGGCTATTATCCGGCAATTCAGTTTTCCTTCATTCCTTGTCTCAGATGCAAGATGGTACAAGCAGCCATTGTTAGTTTTATCTTTTGGTCTATATTTCGTGAATATTATTTTTTCTGCCCTAAGGCTAAAGAAAAAATTTGATATTTTTATCGGCGTTGCTTGTTTTTCTGCATTTACCGGATTGTTCCTTAAGAAGCTCGGGATAACCAGGAAGCTTGCCTATTATTGTATAGATTACTATCCTACTCCTAAGAAATTCAGCCTTAATACAATCAGCGTCATTTTGTTCAGGCTAATGGACAGGGTTGTTGTGCGTAATGCCGATATTACCTGGCATATATCAAAACGTATTGAGGATGCAAGATTCAAGTACGCAGGTGTTTCTCCGGATAAATATTATCATACCAATGCTCCGTTAACTTATTCTAAAAGTTTATTAAGGTTTAAACCGCTTGAGGAAATTGAGCGTTATACGATCGGCTTTGTCGGAAGCATCTCTGAGAATCAAGGCTTGCAGCTTCTGGTTAAAGCCTTGCCGGAGATTATAGCCAGGGTGCCTAAAGTCAGGGTAAGAGTGATCGGTAGGGGGCCATACTCGGGTGTTCTAAACAATATTGTTGCCGAAGCAGGGCTTAAAGAGAGGTTTATTTTCCACGGTTTTATAAAGGATGAAGCAGAAGTATTGGAAATACTTTCAAGCTGTGCTCTTGGAATAGCTCCATGGACATGCGCCAGCGACGACAATATTATTTATGCAGACCCCGGTAAACCTAAGCTGTATGCATTTTGCGGAATACCTATTATCATGACCAATGGTACTCCTGTAGCTGAAGAAATAGAAACGTATAGGGCCGGCATAAGCATAAATTATAATGAAAGTGAATTAAGGGATGCGGCTATAAAGCTTTTGGCTGATGAGGGGATGTTGAGGGAGTATAAGGTTAATGCCGGTAAGTTTGCGCACAGGTACATTACTGAAACTATATTTGATAGTGTGTTAGAGGAGACTATAAAAGTTTAA
- a CDS encoding NAD-dependent epimerase/dehydratase family protein, with translation MAKKALVTGAGGFIGGHLVNRLKQEGFWVRGVDLKPNEFSPSKADDFVIGDLRQYSVCKKIIDTDFDEVYQLAADMGGAGFVFTGENDADIMHNSALINLNMLDVSRKSGVKRIFYSSSACMYPDYNQVDPKKPNCSEESAYPANPDSEYGWEKLFSERIYLAFHRNYRMNVRIARFHNIFGPEGTWRGGREKAPAAICRKVAEASDGGQIEIWGDGKQTRSFLYIDECLEGVTRLMRSDFIGPVNIGSEEMVTIDELASMVIDISGKNISIKHIQGPQGVRGRNSDNKLIYSKLKWKPDLPLRTGLAKTYKWIEAQVRKNTDANQ, from the coding sequence ATGGCAAAGAAAGCGTTAGTAACCGGAGCCGGAGGTTTTATCGGCGGGCACCTGGTCAACAGACTAAAACAAGAGGGATTTTGGGTAAGGGGTGTAGATTTAAAGCCTAACGAGTTTAGCCCCAGTAAAGCAGATGATTTTGTAATTGGTGATTTAAGGCAGTATTCCGTTTGTAAGAAGATTATTGATACGGATTTTGATGAGGTTTATCAGTTAGCTGCGGACATGGGTGGGGCAGGGTTTGTTTTTACCGGAGAAAATGACGCGGATATTATGCATAATTCTGCTCTTATAAACCTTAATATGCTTGATGTTTCAAGAAAATCCGGTGTTAAGCGCATTTTTTATTCTTCTTCGGCATGCATGTACCCTGATTATAACCAGGTTGACCCCAAGAAGCCGAATTGTTCTGAGGAAAGCGCCTATCCGGCAAATCCTGACAGCGAGTATGGTTGGGAGAAGTTATTTAGCGAGAGGATTTATCTAGCTTTTCACAGGAATTACCGTATGAATGTCAGGATTGCCAGGTTCCACAATATCTTCGGGCCAGAAGGCACTTGGCGCGGCGGAAGAGAGAAAGCGCCTGCTGCAATTTGCCGAAAGGTTGCTGAGGCAAGTGATGGGGGCCAGATAGAGATATGGGGAGATGGTAAGCAGACAAGGTCTTTTTTATACATCGATGAATGCCTCGAGGGAGTAACCAGGTTAATGCGGTCAGATTTTATAGGGCCAGTAAATATCGGTTCCGAGGAAATGGTCACGATTGACGAGCTTGCTTCTATGGTTATAGATATATCCGGGAAAAATATTTCAATTAAACATATCCAGGGGCCGCAGGGCGTAAGGGGAAGGAATTCTGATAATAAGTTGATATATAGCAAGCTTAAATGGAAGCCCGATTTGCCACTGCGTACGGGCCTTGCAAAGACTTATAAATGGATCGAGGCGCAAGTGAGAAAGAATACAGATGCAAATCAATAG
- a CDS encoding nucleotide sugar dehydrogenase codes for MPKKVSISVIGLGKLGLCTAACFASKGFSVIGVDVDIDKIDSVNKGISPVQETGLAELLMRAKGKIKATADYNYAIANSDVSFIVVATPSLADGSFSNEYLEKALHKIAESLRTKKSYHLVVITSTVMPQTTDKVGKFILEKVSGKKCGKDFGLAYNPEFIALGSVLHDFLNPDLVLIGEANIKDGNILEGIYKNTCENKPYFARMSPVNAEITKISLNCYVTTKITFANSLSAICEKIPEADARVVANALGMDSRIGRKYINPGLGYGGPCFPRDNKAFAACAHLVEVQAKLAEMVDQVNNEQVMQLVGKIKSLVSRLKDPVIAFLGLSYKPNTPIIEDSQALSIAKILVHEGYSLKVYDPQAQDNAKGVLGDFVKYSKNTKDCIKNADLIILAVPWREFNNFNPGDTKKNSLILDCWGLLDMKKFKNIKLLGKGEEE; via the coding sequence ATGCCAAAAAAAGTTTCTATATCCGTTATTGGTTTGGGTAAACTTGGCCTTTGTACGGCAGCCTGTTTTGCCAGTAAAGGATTTAGCGTGATAGGTGTAGATGTGGATATTGATAAGATAGATAGTGTTAATAAGGGTATCTCTCCTGTACAGGAGACGGGCTTAGCTGAGTTATTAATGCGGGCAAAAGGGAAAATAAAGGCAACCGCCGATTATAATTACGCAATAGCTAATTCAGATGTATCGTTTATCGTAGTGGCAACTCCAAGCCTCGCTGATGGAAGTTTTTCCAATGAATACCTTGAAAAAGCTCTTCACAAAATTGCTGAATCCCTAAGAACCAAAAAAAGCTATCATCTGGTGGTTATAACTTCAACGGTTATGCCTCAGACGACGGATAAGGTCGGCAAATTTATCCTGGAAAAGGTCTCTGGAAAAAAATGCGGCAAAGATTTCGGACTTGCATATAACCCTGAATTTATTGCATTGGGAAGCGTATTGCACGATTTTTTAAATCCGGACTTAGTTTTGATTGGTGAGGCAAACATCAAAGATGGCAATATTCTTGAGGGCATTTACAAAAATACTTGTGAAAATAAGCCATACTTTGCGAGAATGAGCCCGGTAAATGCCGAGATCACAAAGATTTCGCTTAATTGTTATGTCACTACTAAAATAACTTTCGCAAATTCGCTCTCAGCTATATGCGAAAAAATCCCTGAGGCTGATGCTAGGGTAGTGGCTAATGCACTAGGTATGGATTCAAGGATAGGAAGAAAATATATTAATCCCGGCCTTGGATACGGAGGTCCGTGTTTTCCCAGGGATAATAAAGCGTTTGCGGCATGTGCACATCTGGTGGAGGTGCAAGCTAAATTAGCTGAGATGGTTGATCAGGTCAATAACGAGCAGGTTATGCAGTTGGTAGGTAAGATCAAAAGCCTGGTAAGTAGATTAAAGGACCCGGTTATCGCTTTCTTGGGGCTTTCCTATAAGCCAAATACGCCGATAATTGAGGACTCTCAGGCTTTATCTATCGCCAAAATACTGGTGCATGAAGGATACAGCCTGAAGGTATATGATCCTCAAGCTCAGGATAATGCTAAGGGGGTATTAGGTGATTTTGTAAAATATTCAAAAAATACAAAAGATTGCATAAAGAACGCAGATCTTATTATACTGGCAGTCCCCTGGAGGGAGTTCAATAATTTTAATCCGGGAGATACTAAGAAGAATAGTTTGATTCTGGATTGCTGGGGATTGCTGGATATGAAAAAATTTAAAAATATAAAATTACTCGGTAAAGGAGAGGAAGAATAA
- a CDS encoding glycosyltransferase family 2 protein, whose translation MKLSIIIPAYNEEANIADVISKLEQAMLPEHELVVVNDHSTDNTHALVNRLATSYPNLVLVNNEKERGFANAIMCGIGNAKGDVLLPVMADLCDELQTVNKMYDKIIQGYDVVCGSRYIKGGLRQGGPKFKAMLSRLGGFTVHLLIGVPTHDIANAFKMYRKEAIKGITIYSKGFEVSMELALRAYFNGFKVTEVPTKWKEREKGKSSFKVFRLLPNYIRIYLWALKERMK comes from the coding sequence ATGAAACTCTCTATTATCATCCCTGCATATAACGAAGAAGCAAATATCGCTGATGTTATTAGTAAGCTTGAACAGGCCATGCTACCAGAGCATGAGCTGGTAGTCGTGAATGACCATTCGACCGATAATACGCATGCATTGGTAAATAGATTAGCTACTTCTTATCCTAACTTAGTGCTGGTTAATAATGAAAAAGAGAGGGGCTTTGCTAATGCGATAATGTGCGGTATCGGAAACGCCAAGGGAGATGTTTTGTTGCCGGTAATGGCGGATTTGTGTGACGAACTTCAAACTGTCAATAAAATGTATGATAAAATAATACAGGGTTATGATGTTGTTTGCGGCTCAAGATATATTAAAGGGGGTTTGAGGCAGGGAGGGCCGAAATTCAAGGCTATGCTGTCACGGTTAGGAGGTTTTACTGTGCATTTACTTATCGGTGTACCTACCCATGATATAGCAAATGCCTTTAAAATGTACCGTAAGGAAGCTATTAAAGGCATAACTATCTATTCTAAAGGCTTTGAGGTATCGATGGAGCTGGCTTTAAGGGCTTATTTTAATGGTTTCAAGGTGACAGAAGTCCCCACAAAATGGAAAGAAAGAGAAAAGGGTAAATCCAGTTTTAAGGTTTTCAGGCTGTTGCCTAATTATATCCGGATATATCTTTGGGCATTAAAAGAGAGGATGAAGTAA
- a CDS encoding DUF3108 domain-containing protein, which produces MGMKKKVFFLAVILVLVIAGMSLRNNNVSFIIKRARLNSVVDYTVLKYRIYILGLFPVGEIMLNKPVEADFMGKQVFRLHAFARTFDYLSKIYQADATLDSYIDKASSVPLFFREELIAKGKKSVKEVSYDQKKLVMKIEGVERKILPSTYDPLSLMHKLIKTDLAATKEIKMYINSNQKNYVFVAGLIYSGSKIMNEQNNIFTIDGKIKRVDKNPYHQTSLTIKFLKKDENIPLLIRVFAGGMLVTARLTEVK; this is translated from the coding sequence ATGGGGATGAAGAAAAAAGTATTTTTTTTAGCGGTTATATTAGTCCTGGTGATTGCCGGGATGTCTTTACGCAATAATAATGTGAGTTTTATAATTAAGAGGGCAAGGTTAAACAGTGTCGTAGATTATACTGTCCTTAAATATAGGATTTATATCCTTGGGTTGTTTCCGGTAGGCGAGATTATGCTTAATAAGCCCGTTGAAGCAGATTTTATGGGCAAACAGGTATTCCGCCTGCATGCCTTTGCCCGTACCTTTGATTATTTATCAAAGATTTATCAGGCTGATGCCACGCTGGATTCTTATATCGATAAAGCAAGCTCTGTCCCATTATTCTTCAGAGAGGAACTGATTGCTAAAGGCAAAAAATCAGTAAAAGAGGTCAGTTACGACCAAAAGAAACTTGTTATGAAAATAGAAGGCGTTGAGCGTAAAATCCTGCCAAGTACATATGATCCTCTTTCTTTGATGCATAAACTCATAAAAACAGATTTAGCCGCAACTAAAGAAATCAAAATGTATATTAATTCTAATCAAAAGAATTATGTATTTGTCGCGGGTTTGATATATAGCGGCTCAAAAATAATGAATGAACAAAATAATATTTTTACGATTGACGGAAAAATAAAGAGAGTAGATAAGAATCCTTATCACCAAACCAGCCTGACTATTAAATTTTTAAAAAAGGATGAAAATATACCGTTGTTAATAAGGGTTTTTGCCGGTGGGATGCTGGTAACTGCCAGGTTAACCGAAGTTAAATAA
- a CDS encoding glycosyltransferase family 2 protein produces the protein MSVKKSPLVSIIIPNYNGRQLLERFLPSVVSLNYPNFEVIIVDNASNDASYDFIKKNYPQIKVIHADKNYGTAEGSNIGLTEAEGEFLFFISNDMELDKDMLDFMVLRMLDNDSVGICTCKMRRLTDEGVRLNIIDSVGSELDIFGFPCSIGINQEDKGQFDTFRDVFFSFGGALLIKKDLFVLLGGYDPAFFTLADDIDLSWRVRLLGYRVVAEPKSVLYHRVSATLGTIYGRSYKRYLSERNTLMALIKNYSLFILLLILPLYALSFILEIIFFAALRRFPMVLSYLRAISYICRNFRAILKKRRVIQSLRKVSDWDILRKMRFTSHKFEIFLDFVKNFGKGPNWDNYFGT, from the coding sequence ATGAGTGTAAAGAAATCCCCGTTAGTCAGCATAATCATACCTAATTATAACGGCAGGCAGCTTTTGGAAAGGTTTCTTCCTTCAGTCGTTTCGTTAAATTATCCTAATTTTGAGGTTATTATTGTTGATAATGCATCAAATGACGCTAGCTACGATTTTATAAAGAAAAATTACCCGCAAATCAAGGTTATCCATGCTGATAAAAATTATGGAACAGCTGAAGGGAGCAATATCGGCTTAACGGAGGCAGAAGGCGAATTTTTGTTTTTTATAAGCAATGATATGGAACTTGATAAAGATATGCTTGATTTCATGGTATTAAGGATGCTTGATAATGACAGCGTGGGGATCTGCACATGTAAAATGAGGCGTTTAACAGATGAAGGTGTAAGGCTTAATATAATAGATAGCGTGGGCTCAGAGCTGGATATATTCGGTTTCCCGTGCTCTATAGGGATCAATCAAGAGGATAAAGGTCAGTTTGATACTTTCAGGGATGTATTTTTTTCTTTCGGCGGTGCGCTGCTTATAAAAAAAGATTTGTTTGTTCTGCTCGGAGGTTACGACCCTGCTTTTTTTACTTTAGCTGACGATATAGATTTATCCTGGAGGGTGCGTTTACTTGGGTATAGAGTCGTTGCTGAACCTAAGTCCGTCCTTTATCACCGTGTTTCAGCTACATTAGGTACCATATATGGCAGAAGCTACAAGAGGTATCTTTCAGAGAGAAATACCTTAATGGCATTAATTAAGAATTACAGTTTATTTATTTTATTATTGATCCTGCCTTTATATGCATTAAGTTTCATTCTGGAGATTATATTTTTTGCCGCGTTAAGGAGATTCCCAATGGTCCTTTCTTATCTGAGGGCAATAAGCTATATATGCCGTAATTTCAGGGCTATCCTAAAGAAAAGAAGGGTTATTCAATCCTTAAGAAAAGTATCTGACTGGGATATTTTAAGAAAAATGAGGTTTACATCGCATAAGTTTGAGATTTTTCTTGATTTTGTCAAGAATTTCGGTAAGGGCCCTAACTGGGATAATTATTTCGGCACTTGA
- a CDS encoding glycosyltransferase, with amino-acid sequence MANKVKFSISLPVYNSAKYLKRCLDSIYSQDYPAELIEVIAVDGGSTDNSISILKEYPVKILDNPLRLGEYGMKIAVENASGDLLVLFAADNGLPGTDWFKKVASVFIENQSLSCVWGKMIASEDDPAIMRYYELIQSEPLAYFLNKNLDGYLKGAEIVNSAGLNYSIFKVSPLRPLCWGANGIIYKLSDVRHLFMGDKYIGDNEIFQYMVESGSNMVAYSKNLNIYHHTVGSVKQWVGKWKRNYTQIFLKTRNERRIDWFYCGNFRLKMLAWIFYSLVPVFSGVHAAYMSIRDKNIYWAYHPLMCFLQTCTYLFWTIVLREGRKSLIEHLYFRKAKL; translated from the coding sequence ATGGCAAATAAGGTTAAATTCTCGATCTCGCTGCCGGTTTATAATTCTGCCAAATATCTTAAACGATGCCTTGATAGTATTTATAGCCAGGATTATCCTGCAGAATTAATAGAAGTCATAGCTGTTGATGGCGGTTCAACCGATAACAGCATAAGCATTCTTAAAGAATATCCGGTCAAGATTCTTGATAACCCGCTGCGGCTGGGTGAATATGGTATGAAAATAGCTGTTGAAAATGCAAGCGGAGATTTATTGGTATTATTTGCGGCTGATAATGGCTTGCCGGGGACAGACTGGTTTAAAAAAGTAGCCTCTGTTTTTATTGAGAATCAGTCATTATCCTGCGTATGGGGTAAAATGATTGCATCTGAAGACGACCCTGCGATTATGCGTTATTATGAGTTAATCCAAAGTGAGCCGCTGGCTTATTTTCTTAATAAAAACCTTGATGGCTATCTTAAGGGCGCGGAAATCGTAAATTCGGCAGGATTAAATTACAGTATTTTTAAAGTCAGCCCTTTACGGCCATTATGCTGGGGAGCTAATGGGATTATATATAAATTAAGCGATGTCAGGCATCTCTTCATGGGGGATAAATACATCGGTGATAACGAAATATTCCAGTATATGGTGGAAAGCGGCAGTAATATGGTTGCTTATTCAAAGAACCTGAATATTTATCATCATACTGTAGGTTCTGTGAAGCAATGGGTAGGCAAATGGAAGCGTAATTACACGCAGATTTTCCTGAAGACAAGGAATGAAAGGCGCATTGATTGGTTTTATTGCGGTAATTTCAGATTAAAGATGCTTGCCTGGATTTTTTACAGCCTTGTGCCTGTTTTTTCCGGAGTGCATGCGGCCTATATGTCAATAAGAGATAAAAACATTTACTGGGCGTATCATCCGCTTATGTGTTTCTTACAGACATGCACCTATTTATTCTGGACTATTGTTTTAAGAGAGGGCAGAAAGTCTTTAATCGAGCACCTTTATTTCAGGAAGGCAAAACTATGA
- the ilvB gene encoding biosynthetic-type acetolactate synthase large subunit, which produces MKNNGAEIITKKLSQHGVKFVFEFPGGSICPILDEIAKSPDIKIICFRHEQAAMLAAQGYSMATGKTSVCMATSGPGASNLVTGIANAYMDSIPVVVITGQVAVWDLKSRRKIRQRGFQELDIVSVARSITKHAYLVKDVNELGKVLDKAFFIAASGRPGPVLVDIPINVQYTQGKSTSVEFKSPRVVSLKNKIKPLVSKLLGSKRPLVVLGGGIMISGVKEQIGKIIMRHKIPVVTTLMGLSAIDSDCMLNLGLTGYAGSRQAEDALRQADFILGLGLRFDNRAFPKASKEFSRNAFIAHVDCDSSELNHRVRVNMAIEADLKVFIKEFDLQLKERPFVAGYDWRNSVVRMKKELLNKRLRAKGPCFLIQELSALLKNRHAIITTDVGQHQLWTAQCFDITDKQKLLFSGGLGAMGFGLPAAIGAQIARRNFQVVNITSDGSFQMNIQELATIREYNLPVKIIVLNNKTLGLVRQIQEFAFSKRYVSTVMNFDADFVSIAKAYGIKAKRIYRAGDAGRYLRELVNSRQSMLLEFVVNGTQNVYPVRIKGKTIYGK; this is translated from the coding sequence ATGAAAAATAATGGCGCAGAAATTATAACTAAGAAATTGTCGCAGCACGGAGTAAAATTTGTATTTGAATTTCCCGGCGGGTCAATTTGCCCTATATTGGATGAGATCGCAAAGTCGCCTGATATAAAGATAATTTGTTTCAGGCATGAACAGGCAGCAATGCTTGCTGCTCAAGGATATTCAATGGCAACCGGTAAAACTTCCGTTTGCATGGCAACATCCGGCCCGGGAGCATCTAATCTGGTCACCGGCATTGCAAACGCATATATGGATTCAATACCGGTAGTGGTGATCACAGGCCAGGTAGCTGTCTGGGACCTTAAATCAAGAAGAAAGATAAGGCAGAGAGGATTTCAGGAGCTGGATATAGTTTCAGTAGCCCGCTCTATAACAAAGCATGCTTATCTTGTAAAAGATGTTAACGAATTAGGAAAAGTATTAGATAAGGCTTTTTTTATTGCCGCAAGCGGCCGCCCCGGGCCGGTGCTGGTGGATATTCCTATAAATGTGCAATATACACAGGGTAAATCAACTTCGGTTGAATTTAAAAGCCCAAGAGTTGTTTCTTTAAAAAATAAGATTAAGCCGTTAGTATCGAAATTGCTGGGATCGAAGAGGCCGCTGGTAGTTTTAGGCGGTGGCATCATGATCTCGGGCGTAAAGGAACAGATAGGCAAAATTATTATGCGCCATAAGATTCCTGTAGTCACAACACTTATGGGCTTAAGCGCAATTGATTCTGATTGCATGCTTAATCTGGGGCTTACAGGATATGCGGGAAGCAGGCAGGCAGAAGATGCTTTAAGGCAGGCGGATTTCATTCTGGGACTTGGCCTAAGGTTTGATAACAGGGCTTTTCCGAAAGCTAGCAAGGAATTCTCCCGAAATGCTTTTATTGCTCATGTAGATTGCGATAGCAGCGAATTAAATCACCGCGTAAGGGTAAATATGGCCATAGAAGCAGACCTCAAGGTATTTATCAAAGAGTTTGATCTACAGCTTAAAGAGAGGCCATTTGTTGCCGGCTATGACTGGAGAAATTCAGTAGTCCGGATGAAGAAAGAATTGCTGAACAAAAGGCTGAGGGCAAAAGGCCCATGTTTTTTGATCCAGGAACTATCAGCGTTGTTGAAAAATAGGCACGCTATTATAACTACGGATGTCGGCCAGCATCAATTATGGACTGCGCAGTGTTTTGATATTACAGATAAACAGAAGTTATTGTTTTCAGGGGGACTTGGCGCAATGGGTTTCGGCCTTCCGGCAGCAATAGGGGCTCAGATAGCCCGCAGAAATTTCCAGGTCGTTAATATAACCAGCGACGGAAGTTTTCAGATGAATATCCAGGAATTAGCCACAATCAGGGAATATAATCTGCCGGTAAAAATCATAGTTTTAAATAATAAGACCCTCGGCCTGGTAAGGCAAATACAGGAATTTGCTTTTTCTAAAAGATATGTATCTACGGTTATGAATTTCGATGCAGATTTTGTTTCTATAGCCAAAGCTTACGGTATTAAAGCAAAGCGCATATACAGGGCAGGTGATGCAGGCCGATATTTGAGAGAGCTTGTTAATTCCAGGCAGAGTATGCTGCTTGAATTTGTAGTTAACGGTACACAGAACGTTTATCCGGTAAGGATCAAAGGCAAGACAATATATGGCAAATAA
- a CDS encoding glycosyltransferase: protein MHLFILDYCFKRGQKVFNRAPLFQEGKTMKIAFLADELAPGSAPVIIGNTIRGLRKLGYDARCLLIVRKPYPELYPEIFSHYLRGDVPIEYILDRLPRFFAKYNFKFPGFSFFSFHHISSGLFSPFVFRQKEWDLIIANCQYTSFVARPLSVFRKIPYLQLIWDPAPYTFKKIYSKRKMKLFSPLLYPLTTILDKFAYGGAKAIITSGKLHHGYLKKVTAKNLEVLYPGCAPLDKLPDYNLRQKFILTYDRWDIGNIPNLYLDLLEGVKDKEVKLMIGGFWHPEGLKEDFLTELKKRGLLNRVQLLGPLNEDKIKMLCSQAMVHVHHNEEAFGMQSLEAAACGCPIIIPSGSGVTDLFEHGVHGYFPPKENIEQLIYYVNLIFNDKVKSSEMGRRAWEAAKTHTWQTYIDKLDEIIRRYS from the coding sequence ATGCACCTATTTATTCTGGACTATTGTTTTAAGAGAGGGCAGAAAGTCTTTAATCGAGCACCTTTATTTCAGGAAGGCAAAACTATGAAAATCGCATTTCTTGCTGATGAGCTGGCTCCAGGAAGTGCGCCGGTGATAATTGGTAATACTATCAGGGGATTAAGAAAATTGGGCTATGATGCCCGCTGTTTATTGATTGTGCGTAAACCTTACCCCGAGCTTTATCCCGAGATATTCAGCCATTACCTGAGAGGGGATGTGCCAATTGAATATATCCTGGACCGCCTGCCGCGATTTTTTGCTAAATACAACTTTAAGTTCCCGGGTTTTTCGTTTTTCTCTTTCCATCATATATCAAGCGGGTTATTTTCACCGTTTGTTTTTAGGCAAAAGGAATGGGATTTAATTATTGCAAATTGCCAGTATACATCATTTGTCGCGCGCCCGTTATCGGTTTTTAGAAAAATACCGTATCTTCAGCTAATTTGGGATCCCGCGCCTTATACTTTTAAAAAGATTTATTCAAAAAGGAAGATGAAATTATTTTCACCGCTGCTTTATCCGCTCACAACAATATTGGATAAGTTTGCATACGGCGGGGCAAAGGCGATAATAACCAGCGGCAAGCTTCATCACGGGTATCTTAAAAAGGTTACTGCCAAGAACCTTGAAGTACTTTATCCGGGATGCGCCCCTTTAGATAAGCTCCCTGATTATAATTTACGCCAGAAGTTTATCTTAACTTATGACCGCTGGGATATTGGCAATATTCCTAACCTTTATCTTGATCTGTTGGAGGGGGTAAAGGATAAAGAAGTCAAGCTGATGATAGGAGGTTTTTGGCATCCCGAAGGATTAAAGGAAGATTTTTTAACTGAGCTGAAAAAACGCGGGCTTTTAAACCGCGTCCAGCTTTTAGGCCCTCTCAATGAGGATAAAATAAAAATGTTATGTTCTCAGGCCATGGTCCATGTCCATCATAATGAAGAGGCTTTCGGAATGCAATCATTGGAGGCAGCTGCTTGCGGGTGTCCTATAATCATACCTTCCGGTTCCGGGGTTACTGATTTGTTTGAGCACGGCGTGCACGGGTATTTTCCTCCGAAAGAAAACATTGAACAGCTTATTTATTATGTAAATCTTATTTTTAATGATAAGGTCAAATCCAGTGAAATGGGAAGACGTGCCTGGGAGGCAGCAAAAACCCATACTTGGCAGACATATATTGATAAACTTGATGAGATAATAAGGAGGTACTCTTAA
- a CDS encoding glycosyltransferase family 2 protein, which yields MPLLSVIVPVFNESKTIRQVIEKIQRIDIDKEIIVVDDGSTDGTMGIISELKLLNLKVIYHSSNRGKGAAFKSGLSNATGDYVLIQDADLEYNPEDYRKLISAIKDCADESLVLGVRFLGGYQGLFFHRLGNKALTGFLNLLYSSRLNDYATCYKLASRKTFLNLDLKANGFDIDVEIVCNAIKRKLRIIEVPVSYIPRSYKEGKKIRLNDAFWAIFYMIKYRFGG from the coding sequence ATGCCGTTATTATCAGTGATAGTGCCTGTTTTCAACGAGTCAAAGACAATAAGGCAGGTTATAGAGAAGATACAGCGTATTGATATCGACAAAGAGATCATCGTAGTGGATGATGGCTCTACAGACGGTACAATGGGTATTATTTCCGAATTAAAGCTTTTGAACCTGAAAGTTATTTATCATTCCAGCAACAGGGGCAAGGGCGCTGCTTTTAAGAGCGGGCTTAGCAATGCAACAGGAGATTATGTATTGATACAAGATGCAGACCTGGAATATAATCCCGAAGATTACCGTAAATTAATCAGCGCCATCAAAGATTGCGCTGATGAAAGCCTGGTTCTTGGTGTGAGGTTCCTGGGGGGGTATCAAGGGTTATTCTTCCACAGGCTTGGCAATAAAGCCCTTACCGGGTTCTTGAATTTGCTTTATTCAAGCAGGCTCAATGATTATGCGACCTGTTATAAGCTGGCTTCGCGCAAGACTTTTTTGAACCTTGATTTAAAGGCAAATGGATTTGATATTGACGTTGAGATTGTATGCAATGCAATTAAACGTAAGCTCAGGATAATCGAGGTCCCTGTTTCATATATCCCGCGTTCATACAAAGAAGGCAAGAAAATAAGGCTCAATGATGCTTTTTGGGCTATTTTCTATATGATAAAATACAGATTCGGAGGCTAA